A genomic window from Solanum dulcamara chromosome 11, daSolDulc1.2, whole genome shotgun sequence includes:
- the LOC129872347 gene encoding uncharacterized protein LOC129872347 has product MNNLKKSVDEETTKGEKEDSSSSVQATEPSDSGMAAASATDGVAATALRSVIQRVEHAAERCGRRSDQVRLVAVSKTKPVSLLKQVYDAGHRCFGENYVKELVEKAPQLPDDIAWHFIGNLQSNKVKPLLTGVPNLAMVETVDDEKIANQLDRVAGNIGRKPLKVFIQVNTSGEETKSGVEPDGCVELVKHVSSNCPNLEFCGLMTIGMPDYTSTPENFKTLARCRSEVCEALGLSEDQCELSMGMSGDFELAVEMGSTNVRVGSTIFGAREYPAKQLN; this is encoded by the exons ATGAACAATCTAAAAAAATCAGTGGACGAGGAGACAACAAAAGGCGAGAAAGAAGATTCATCAAGTTCAGTGCAGGCGACGGAGCCGTCAGATTCAGGAATGGCTGCTGCTTCCGCCACGGACGGCGTAGCTGCGACGGCACTACGGTCGGTAATTCAGCGGGTTGAACACGCGGCTGAACGCTGTGGCCGCAGATCGGACCAAGTAAGGCTGGTGGCTGTAAGCAAAACGAAGCCGGTATCTCTCCTCAAGCAAGTTTACGACGCCGGTCACCGTTGCTTCGGTGAAAATTACGTCAAAGAGCTTGTCGAGAAAGCTCCTCAG CTTCCAGATGATATAGCGTGGCATTTCATAGGGAATTTGCAGAGCAATAAAGTCAAACCACTTTTAA CTGGGGTGCCAAATCTTGCTATGGTGGAGACTGTAGATGATGAAAAG ATTGCAAATCAGCTTGACCGTGTGGCTGGGAACATTGGAAGAAAGCCCTTGAAAGTTTTTATCCAAGTTAATACAAGTGGGGAAGAAA CTAAATCTGGTGTTGAACCAGATGGGTGTGTGGAACTCGTGAAACATGTTTCTTCAAATTGCCCGAATCTTGAATTCTGTGGCCTGATGACTATTGGAATGCCAGATTATACGTCGACTCCTGAGAACTTTAAG ACTTTAGCAAGATGTAGAAGTGAGGTTTGCGAGGCACTTGGACTATCTGAAGATCAATGTGAGCTGTCAATGGGCATGTCAGGCGACTTTGAACTTGCT GTTGAGATGGGCAGTACAAATGTTCGAGTTGGATCTACTATATTTGGTGCAAGGGAATATCCAGCGAAGCAGTTGAACTAG